The genomic interval AATCCTTTTATTTCACGGCCCTGAAAACCCAGGGCAAGATTGTGGGTGTCATGCCGGTAGGTCTTTTCTCCGAACGACTCTTTTCAAGTCGCGAAATGGAGTTTATCGATCATCTGGGATCCCTCATTGCGCTTGCCATCGACCGGACCAAACTTTTTCGGGAAGAACAGGCTCTCCTGAGAAATTCCGAAACTCTTTACGAAATTGAGCGCATTCTCATGGATGAAGTCGATATCCGTACGGCCGCGCGGGGAGTGCTGAGAGTGATTCGGGATAATCTGGGTTATGACTTCCTGATCCTCACCCTTAGAGGACCGGATGACTCTCTCGAAGTTCTTGCCCAGGTCGGATATGAAAAAGAGCAGAACGAGATTCCAGGGATTATCCGTATGGGAGAAGGAGTTATCGGTAAGGTCGCAGCGGAAGGAAAAACCATCAACATTCCAGATGTGTCCCTCCATGAATCCTATATCGCCGTGCGTCCGGGAATCCGTTCCGAAGTCGCCATACCCATCCACGGCGAGGAAGAGAGCATTCTTGGCGTCCTGAATGTGGAAAGCGCCAGACCTGCGGCCTTCGGGGAACGGGACCTTCAGGTCCTCACCTCCGTTGCGAATCAGCTTTCGGTCGCCATTCGAAACGCCCTTCATCGGCGGGAACGGGACCGCTATTACGATGAACTCCAGGCGGCCTACATGGGAACACTTCATCTCTTTTCCGATTTCCTGGAAGCGACATTTCCCTTCCTGTCCGGGCACAGTGACCGAGTCTCCTCCCTGGTGCTTCCCATTGCCGAGGCGATGGGGTTCACTACCGATCAGATCCTTAATCTCAGAGTCGCCGCAGAGTTTCACGACGTTGGAAAAATCTACATTCCACGCGAAATTCTTCTCAAACCGGCATCGTTGACGGTGGAGGAGAGGCGAGCCATTAATGAACATCCAAGGGTGGGCAGCCAGA from Thermoanaerobaculia bacterium carries:
- a CDS encoding GAF domain-containing protein, with the translated sequence MIRLTEFYTVLESLSDKERQACLTWLQENTKHGSIGTDRQLEAFLSLANKVNRSFHLEAILQTGLQTILQVLSFDAGAIYLTDEEQGVLTLSCARGIHEDYAEAIRKFQLGQAIVGKVGQTGKSLFISNLSGHNSALEPTRRNGHLKSFYFTALKTQGKIVGVMPVGLFSERLFSSREMEFIDHLGSLIALAIDRTKLFREEQALLRNSETLYEIERILMDEVDIRTAARGVLRVIRDNLGYDFLILTLRGPDDSLEVLAQVGYEKEQNEIPGIIRMGEGVIGKVAAEGKTINIPDVSLHESYIAVRPGIRSEVAIPIHGEEESILGVLNVESARPAAFGERDLQVLTSVANQLSVAIRNALHRRERDRYYDELQAAYMGTLHLFSDFLEATFPFLSGHSDRVSSLVLPIAEAMGFTTDQILNLRVAAEFHDVGKIYIPREILLKPASLTVEERRAINEHPRVGSQMVAKVPIFKEFVAPWIQSHHEWMDGSGYPEGLKGNQIPLASRIITVVDAWDAMTSKRPYREALSHNEAIEQLHMCTETQFDPDVVRVFLDHLPQISGADDPRPHQSF